The Setaria viridis chromosome 6, Setaria_viridis_v4.0, whole genome shotgun sequence genome includes the window TGTCTCTCATCATATACTACACATGTTCCATCATATGCTACACATGTCCTGACCTTGTTGCTGCTTGCTGCCAGGTGGGACGGCCTCAAGAGCTTCATGGACTCACCCAGGAAGCCCATCTACTGCAACAAGGAAGGCCAATCCGGCACCCAAGCCTTCGTCAGGTCCTACAAGAACCTCAACTTCTACTGGATACTCGGAGCTGGACACATGGTAAGTCTAATTCATATTTACCCTATAATCTTCGAGAACAGAAGCAACCATTACATTGCACACTGCTGTGATCGATCCATCACGCGTGCTGAGCTGAGATGGTGACGCATCCACCATTCGCTCATAGGATACTGAGGCACGGCCAGGCCCATCATCCTTTTCCTGCGTGAGCTGGAAAGGGTATGCATTCATACAGTTGGTGAGGGAGGTTTTTCATGGCCACGTGCACAGGAAATGCATTCGTTTCGTTTccatgatgatgacgatgatacAAGAGAGACAAGACCTAGGCCGCACGCCAGGCAGGAACACATGCACCAACAGTGATAGACGATGTAGGCACCTCAGCTGCTAGGACAGGCCTGCTTCAATGGTTATGGGGGCGTGCACGTCCCAAATAAAAAAACTTAATGCATGGGGGACGACGTGCATGTTCCATGAACAAGATAAACAAAATGTTTATGGGATACTCAGATGCTAATGATAAGACGTCATCGTACTAATGCTCAGCCTTTTGTTTTGGTGGCAACAAAAACCAGGTACCCATTGACAACCCTTGCCCTGCGCTGAAGATGCTGGCTGACATTACACGATCTCCTGCCAAGTAACAAGTAGGAGCACAGGACGTCGAGGACTTCAGGCTACAGATTACAGTCAACTACAGGCTGACAtcaagattcttttttttttcctatagttttgtaATACTACATTCAGTCTTCTTTCATAGATACAGAAAAGGAATTGATTGTTGGCAATTTACTACGAGACATGCAAGAAATACAAAGGAAAAGGATATGATAGATACAACAATATGAAATTATAGCACCGCTGCCTGGCAGCTGAATTTTCGGTGACTGACAGCGAACAATCAAAAACCAATATTTATTGCGTCACAGTCCGAGTGACAGTGCCTTCTCCTGACTCATAACTCCTGAGCTGACCCAACCTCTCGACCTCACCTGCTTCTTGCTTCTGCACCTACTAGAATAGAGTTTCTGTACGATCGAGCATACAGCTTCGGGTGTTCGGTTTCACCGGTTGAAGTACTTATCATATCGAAATATcgaaatgtttagatactaattaggaaaaataaacatgaactaattataaaaccaattgcacagatggaggctaattcacaagacgaatctattaagcctaattagttcatgatttgacaatgtgacgTTACAATAAATATAtactaatcatgaattaattaagcttaatagattcatctcgtgaattagcctccatctatgcaattggttttgtaattaatctatatttaatacttctaattagtgtctaaacatttgatgtgacaggactaaacttaccaaacacccccttcctCTTCCACCACTCAACTGCACGCTCAGGACACACATAACATTGCAGCTGAACAACTCCAACACTTCACAAAATTCACCATTCAATACGTTGGTTTCATTGCAGAAAATAAGCTCAGGCTCTGCCCGCGCTACATACACCGATTGTTACGGCAAAATGGATTACAGCACTATTTATTTCCCTTTTTAGAAGGCAGTTTTTTGCATTTACACTGGGAAACTTGGTTTACAAGAGCATATACTCCATCCAGTACTAATAAAAGCTATCCATGCATAATCTTTTTCTTCATGGACCATTAACTATGTCCTACTAGTTACAGAAAAATTCAGTACAAGTTATCCAGGTGCATTATAATCCCTGTTCTCTTCTTACTTCAATCTGTCCCACTTCCAAGTCCTTTGTTCTCACTTCAACTTCAATTTGTCCATCTCCTTGTCCTGTTCAGACCAAACATCTGCCGCCCAAAGGCAAAAGGTACTATCAGGTTGTACCGGAAAACCTGCAACCTTACATCCAAATAGAACCACAAATTATTCCATTTTGGCATTTCCATCAACCAAAAAAATATACTAATGGGAACTTCATGCCAAGCAGCACCTTATCATTTATACGGCCAATCAGTCACCATTATTCCAGGTAGAAACATGGTCTGCAGAGTAAGGAGTGATATGCCCAGGCCTGCCTGAATGCTGACCTCCATCCCAGGGTCATGCAACCGTTTCCTTGTAAAGGGAGCCCCCTGGTTGAGTGCCCTTCTTCCATTGAATGCCATATTCTTTGGTCCATGATATATTTACGATGTCTGTTTCAGACCTGTAAAATAGCAAGGAAGTTGTAGATTATTAGTGGCAAACTATATCCTttcatgaaaataaaaatacacaAGCATCAGATATATCAATTATCTCAAACCCAAAAATTACACCAGTCAATCAAATTGCACATTACTACAACCCTAACTGACACTTACTTTCTCAGCATCGTTTCAAGTCAAACAAAAACTTAATCTTGCAGCATAAATCATGTCCAAGTTATATCGTCAATTGCTACCGCAGATATAACAACACAGGCGGCAATCAAATATAAATGCGcgattttctcctttttttttgttgtcgCCTCGCCGCTGGTTCATATTTGGATACGATGATGTTTTGCAATCGATTCTTGTAGTATACATAATACAATAACGGAATCGAATTGGAGTCGCTGGATGTTCCGGCTGACGACGTTTTCTCTGAAGCTCGACGACAATGGAGACCTGACGACTGGCCGCAGCTGCCGGGTTCGCTACTACACAGCTCCTGAAAAGGAGGTTAATGCCTTGTTTTTGTTGCGTCCCCAGACGTTCTGGCTGTAAACCGTAACAAACCATGGCATCACAGAGCAATTTGAGCCGCAATGGTAATCACAACAGTTCCAACAGCCCCAACTCACACAACATATAGAGTTTTGCTACTGCAAAATGGGCTACAGCACCCAAAACACATGGTTTTAAAAAGTATACATACTAATTAAAATCCTAGTACGTGTAAATACCTATACTTCCTCTCTTCATGGAGTAACAACAAAGTATCTGTATGTGCTACTAGATATTCCTAGTAACAGGTCATTTTGATACAACAAAAATCCAGGAGCATACTGCTCTGCTCCCCAATGCTACGTCCTTATTTCAATCTGTCCACCTCCTTGTCCTTGTTTCTTCTTATTCCGACTTCAGTTTTTCCACCTCCTTGTCCCAGTTCAGACCAAACATCTGCCGCCCAAAAGGTACTATCAGGTTGTACCGGAAAACCTGCAATTTTACATGAAACAGACCTCCTCATCATTCCATTTCAGGGGTTATTTCCACTAATGAAAAGGGATATGTGAGCTGGTGCCGAGCAGCACCTTATCATTTATCTGGCGAATTTGTTCCTGGAGAATCCTGCAGTCATCATTCCAGCTAAAACCATCATCTTCAGACTGGTTTGCCCAAGCCTTCTTTAATGCTGACCTCCAGCTTGCAATCATGCCACGGATTTCCTTATTCAGTTCAACCCATTCAGGTGCACAACCATTTCTCGAAAGTATCCGGTAAAGGGTGTCTTCAGCAGGATCGGCATGAGGATTGGAATCGATGTTCAGGGGTTTTCCCTTCCCTGGTAGATTTTCAAAGTGCCCTTCTTCCATTGAATGCCATATTCTTTGTTCAACGACATTTACAATGTCAGTTTCAGACCTGAGAAATGGCAAACAAGGTGTAGATTATTAGGGGCAAATTGAATCCCTGGACAAGTAATGTGCGAGTGTTAGAACTTGGATGTCTGAATGAGATACAGATACCGTCTTTAACATTTATCCACACCAGCTAAGCTCAGGACATTATTGCTTAAGCTAAACTTGATTTACAGCATGAGACCACGGATGCATAAAAGGAGCTTGGACTGTAAGGAGAAACAATTGTATCTGCAGATTATCAGGGGCATACTAAATACTTGGACAAATAATGCGCAAGTGTCAGAACTTGGATGTCTCAATGAGACACCAGCTTAACATTTATCCAGTCTTAAATTCAGAAATTATTGTCAGGAGAATCTACTGCTGACATCAAGGCTGCCACATAACTAAAATTTGATCAAGAGAACTCTAATTGCTTAACCTGAAGGACAACAAGGTTTCAAATTAACATAATGTCCAAAGCAGGTACCGGTAATTTGATCATCATTGTCATGGAGAAAGCTTTAAACAACAACACTAGGTTAAGCAAAGGTACAGAAGACACATACAATGATTAAAACGGGTTCTAGTACCAGCTGCCAAAAGGTTGGATGGTTGGTTGGTCTTACATGCAAGAACAGGTTGATAGGATTCCTCTCGAATTGCATGTTATGTTGCTGCACAACACAAGATGTTGGTGCAAGCTAAAGTTTGACAAAAGAAAATGCCAATTTAGTCAAGAAGAAACAACATATCACACTACAACGTCTATGAGGCAATTGATTGTACCACTAATATCGTGTTTTGAGAACAAGGAAAAATATCTGCTGCTATAGTAGTGGTTCACAGCCTCTACAAACGTCTATCAAGTACAAACAATTTCAAGACTAACCTCTGTGAAGGTTAGCCTGCAAATTGTGCatggtggatttttttttctctgcaaATTTCAAGACTAACTACATGGTGGATTTTGTTTTCTGTAACATATATATCGTGAATCAAATTGCACAGAACTAGCAGTTCCTTTGGCCACTTATTATTGCAGCATAAATCATGCCGaatcctcccccccccccccccccccccccccccccccccccccccccgcgagTTTAACGGCGAGTCTCGTACGGTATGGAGGAGGGATCAGGGATGGAGATGCCTGACCTTACTGCGTTGCCTCGGCCGCGGAGCTCGGGAGGGAGCTTGCGCTCGTTTACGGCGTCCATGACGGCGGCCAGGCGGTGGTGGGCGGACCCGGAcggcgccttcttcttcttgctgtccgggggcggcgacgaggcggagggagcGGCCGGGTCGGCGCTCCAGGAGTCCGACCAGAaggcgcggcggctgcgggcgggcgcgaggaggcggcgcgctgCGGCGGCCAGCACCGCCATTGGAGACCCTGGCGGCGATCGATGGACGGCGACCGACGGGCCCGCCTGTGGCTGCGCAGCTTACACGACGCCGCCATCCGGAGGCGGAGGGCTTATTTGTGAACGTTCTCAGGAATATAGTggtatttttgcaaaatattggATCATGACTATTAATTGCGAAATTAGGGGGTTTTGTGAAAAAATCGggtcgcgattattaatcgcgatccaaattaagGGGGTTTATGCAaaaatttggatcgcgattaatagtcacgGTCCAAAGGGGGGGTTTCGGTAAATTTGCCAGGCCGCGGGCTGGAGTGGAGTGGGCCGATGAGGAAGCGGATAATGGGCCTATGGTGCgttttgtgtgttggttggTCTCGAACTTGGGCTGCTGGGCCATAAACCAAATCTTTGGTTGGGGAGTTGGCATcgtgcccgccgccaccgccgccgtcgtatcctcctctcctccgcatAGGCGACCGGAGCCACCTCCCCACGAGCAAGGCCACTCTCTTCATGTGGAAGTCGCTTGCAGTTGGTGGCTTCCCCGAGGAGTTGGGCCAGTGGATTCCCAAGGAGGTGGAGCTCCCCCTCCCCTGTCACCAAGACACATCCTTCCGTGCAGACATGGTATTTGCAGTTGGGCACACCTCGCTCTGCTGGGTTGACCTCCTCACAGGGATCCTGGTCTACAACCACGCGGCTGCTGGTGATCAGCAGAAGCAATTCCACTTCATCCCATTGCACCCCAAGATACATGCCATGACCATGGACATCACTAGCCAGCTGCAGCAGGGGTGGCCGGAGGAGTACTGCTCCATGTGCTGATGAGGGAGGAGAATCAAGGAGCAACCCTGCTGCGTGGACTTCGGTGTGGATTTCCAAGGAGGAAAGCGTAGGTCCTTGCGTTGTCGGTGGACTTGGCGGACGCCGTGTCATCCCAACTCCTTCCACGGTACTCAGAGCTTGCCCAAGTAGCAGCAGAAATGGACCATTGGTGTCATCATTTTGTCCACGACTGTAGAGGGAGCTGCGGGGTGGCTCGTCGGCCGGCGTTGGAGGCGGGAGAGACGGTGGTGGGGCGGAGGCGGTGAGGGTGCCGAGCCAGGCGGCGGGAGACCCTCGGTGGGCGGTGGAAGCGGCGGGGGCGTCCGACCCCGATAGATTAGCGTCaggcggtggaggtggcggatGCCGCCGGAGGCGGGCGGGTGATGGTGGAAGGGGGGCGTTTCACGTCTGGCGTCTGCGCTTTGCTCGTCGGGTGCGAGGAAGATGGAGAGTCGGAGATGACGGTTCGGGGGAGTAGTCGGGGCCGAAGATAATGTTGAAAGGAAGGAAGATCCGGATCATTGGATGATTAATTAACGGCTGTAAAGTGACTGACTGACGCAGAGACAGACCCTTGATTTATTATCTGTATTTTTGAAGCACATGGGTAATTACATGCTGGCTTAGCATTGTAGCattatctgttttttttttctttcaccaGCTCTACACAATGGTGAAGCCGAAGCCCAGCCAAAAAGGACCCGAGTGTTGCCAGATGGGCTAAATGCTTACATGCATGGGCTCTGGCTAAAGTTACTACTTACGATGGGCCTTGAATTTTCCACCGCAGCAAGGCCTGCTTAATTGCCAGATGTGCATGTCTTGTCAGGTTGAACGATTCCTccggggggaggaggagacgaTGGATGGCGGTGAGGTGACCCGACAATTTCTCCCCGtcgtctcctctcctccacaAATTAAACGTAGCGAGGATCACTTGTCCATGCATGGCTATATAGCGGATGGAAGAACTCGAGGGAGAAGAGCTAGCTAGTGATCATACCTTGGAGCGCCGGAGACTGATCGCTGCCACATAATATAGCTGCAGAGAGAGATCGGAGGAGGAGCACACACCGGCCGGGTCGAGAGGCGATAATGGCGGAGACGGCGGACATGGAGCGGATCTTCAAGCGGTTCGACACCAACGGCGACGGCAAGATCTCGCTGTCGGAGCTGACGGAGGCGCTGCGGACGCTGGGGTCCACCTCCGCCGACGAGGTGCAGCGCATGATGGCGGAGATCGACACCGACGGCGACGGCTGCATCGACTTCAATGAGTTCATCACCTTCTGCAACGCCAACCCGGGGCTCATGAAGGACGTCGCAAAGGTCTTCTGATTGACCTGCAACATATATATCATCTACCATCCATGAATCAATCAGCTCCAAGATCGGGTTCAGCTGGCTCGCCGGTCGTCTTTAATTCCATTTGGGGTTTTCCTTAAGCACTAGCTAGCAGGAAGGAGTTCGATCATTTTGATTCTGCTTCTCACCTTTTTCAACTATCTTCTTATCAATTGGCTTCCAATATAATGCAAATTATATGGacgattttttctttttcccgttCATATATATATGCCTCCGATAAGTATGTGACTTTGTACCTGAGCAGGCCAGCTTTCTATATGTAAGTCATTGGAGAAACGATCTATCTGCATCGTAAAGACAATTTGTTTTAATGGAATCTGATTGTTTCTGTTTTGCAATCGCATTTTAATTAGTAGGAGCTCGATCTTGAATGCTGGTGGGTAGAGTCGTCATGCATCCATGAATCCCACCTCAACACCAAATTAGAGCAGTTTCACTATAACAATGCTACCAAAATCTTTTCACTATATAGTGCATCAATCTGACGATGCAAACCAAGACCCGCATGGTGTTCGACGGGTGCAACCAAGACCCGGCGtcaatggtggcggcggcggtctccCACATCCAGCTTTGGCTCGTCCGCCCCCCTGGAAACCTGGTGCTCTGTCATTGCTATGTAATCGCGCACACCTGCAAGCTCCCCCCTGCTTCCCCTCTTGATCGCGCCATGCCAGCGATGTAAAACACTGTTGGGCTTTTAGCCCCAATTTAATTGAGTTCAGGTGGGCGATCTCCGCCCCCGTTGCTgcctcaaggaaaaaaaaaatctgacgaTGCAAATGAGTTCATTGACGACtgaaagaaatatttttttatcgaATACGCAAGAGAATTACGCATCTGATAGAAATGGAGTAGAGTTTACAACAACGCGCATAAGTGAGCGCTACAACTTTTGGTACGTTTCTATTACATAAGTTAAACGACCTAGCTTAAGCGATGGGCAAGCCTGGATTGAAAACGGACTACTCGCAGACTAAACAACTCAGATCTTTTGCTCCCGCCATGATCCGCAACTCACCTTCTGATATTATCTTCTGTAGTAGGAGATCCATTTGCATTGTAGCGCCTCTGAAAACTCTTGCATTTCTCTCTTTCCAAACCTCCCAAGTCACGAGCGCAACTTTCGCTTCTGCCCGTTCCACAGTGCCCTTGCCTGCATCCACCATTGTTGGATGTTGTTGCCCTGGATCGGTGTAGAGTATTGCCTTCCCAGAGTTGCAAAGATCATGGACCACAGATGTGTGGTGAAGGAGCAGAACAGGAATAGGTGATCGTTGGTTTCTGGCTCCTGATCACACAGATAGCAAGTAGCATTTGCATCCAGTCCATGCCGATGACGACGATCTGCAGTGAAGATCTTTACCTTCATTGGAGCCCGAGTTTTTCAAATTAGATCTTAGATCCTTGCTGCAACATCCTGTATGCTGATCTGGCCACCCTGTCCTGTGTGCCGGATCGCGACCGTTTCCAACATGTTCCAAAGGTGAAGGTATTCCACGATCGCCTGCACTGATAGGCCACCAGATATTTCTCGGATCATTGAGCAACGCCTGAGCCACCGTTTGCCTCATTTGCACTCTCCTTGGCACGGCATTGCAGAGGACAGGTGCTATCGAGCTTACCGATTGACCTTCCAGCCAACTGTCTATCCAAAACAGGGCTTTGTTCCCATCGCCTAACTGAATCGTGCATGATGAATTGAAGAAGCTTCGAGGATGTTCAGCCCAAGCGCGGTCATCATCTGTTCTCTGAAGCCATAACCATCTTGTCTGCAATGCGTAGCCCGCCAGTTTCAAATCTGTCACGCCAAGTCCTCCTAACTCCTTAGGCCTGCAGACCAAGGCATTTCTCCTCGCCAATCCGATTTCTCCTCGCACCCAAGGCATCGATTTCATCGCCATAGATTGGCGTGATGGAACACTTAGACATGTTCGTTCTCAGCCCTGACGCTTCTCCAAACATGCCCAGTATTCGCACGATCGCTCTGGCTTCCTGTGCTGTTGGACTCGTGAAGAGAATGCGAAGGACCGGGACGGCCGACTAGAGTGGGGTGAATGGAAGCCTTTAAAAATTCTCTTCAAGAATAAGGTCTATGTCCCAATTGCTACCTCAAACACACTTCGCATCTAATCGCTAAGACGACataagtcaactcgtgacaaacTCAACCTAGGAATGATTAGAGACGCTCAAAGCAAAGCAGAAGCAAATAAACCGAGATGCTGAAAACTTGCACACGAGGAAAACAAAATCACTATTAACAAAATCACTATTAAGCACTCACAAACTAAGCATGCAAAGATTAATTATCTAAAGATTAAACATGCTTAGCAATAGATACTACTAATGAGCCAAAGAGCAGGTGCAGCTACTGCTACTGTCCATCGGCTAAACATGCAAACAAGAGCTAACAGTAATCAAGTTAACTAATTCCCAGCACCAGCCTCACATGAACCACCACCAAAATTAAATGACACTAAGGACAAGCAAGTAATGATTAGGATTAGTCACAGTAGAAGGCAATGATGGTTCACAATCTGATGACCGAAACCTGCAGAACTTCTGTTGCTTGCCGGCTTACCTGAAAACAGAGCTGAGCAGCCGATGCTtacctgctgctgctccagGCCTTGCGCTACCTGGACCACTGCAGGGAGTTGTGCTGGGCCACCTGCTCTCGCCGCCTGACCAGCCTGGGCCGCCTCTCCCTAGTGAGAGCTGGGCCGCTCGCGCTTGCTGAGAAGCTGGGCTGACGAGCGCGCCGGCGTGGGCCGCGAGCGCTGGCAGTGAGCCAGGCCACCGCTCCGGCCTGCTGCTGGCTCTACGGTCCGCTCCTGCGGCCCGGCTGCTGCCTGGTCCGGCCAGCTGCGCAGGCCAGCGCCGCCTGCTGCGCACGTGCTGCGGCCTGCCGTGAGCTGCAGCTGGCCGCCTGCGTCTCCCCCGACGCCTGTGGAGGAACAGAGAAGAAAAACGAAGAACAAACAAGAACTCCACCCAAACTTCGAATGAAAAATCCTCCCTCAAAACACGACGGATCGAGATGAAACTTGAGCCATAGAAGCATCTCCTCAAAAGTTAATAGATCTTGGAAGATCTCAAGCATTCATCGCGGATTTTGGAGAAACCCGAACGCCCTACAAAGAACAAGATTTGGGAAAAACTTTGAATTCACACCAGATCCGTGAGGAATCACAAGGATCCTAGCAACAAACCCCCCCAACAAATCTCACGAAATTTGGCTCAAAcacgaagaaaaaaaattcccacgaaaatgcttcgagaaacctgaaaaaaataaatttcagattcaaagaATATGGAACAACATGGCACGATATTGATTtttggattactccaccatgttcGGTTAGAAGCCACTCCTAAACACAATCAAAACTAGGatgatagaaaaatcaaatcaaagatccttcgtctctctccctctcccacctTCCAAAGACTCTCACCAACAAAATGAGAAGTCCACCACAAAAAACATCCTTGAGATGTGGCTGCCCCAACAGTCACTCCTCATATATACAGTCTTTtggcaaatgtccaaaataccctGAAGCACACAACTCAAATGCCCCATAAAGGTAGAACCATCCAGCTTTTTCTTCGTACATTAAACGGACCCAacaccttcacgacttcgcttcaCCTCAACGCAAGCTTCGGGGTGGTGCCATGCATCCTCCAACTCGACGCCGTCCGGCCGCACCGGACTCGCCCCCCGGTTTTGAGAccaaaccagtcaaaccctcttgcacaccccgcagTCATGACTCACCTCcattttgaggccaaaccggtcaaactcTCTTACACACCCCGCAAGACATGACTTATccccagttttgaggtcaaaccggtcaaaccctcttgcatgTCGCACAATACACAATATATattttacacaaacaccacagcacaacgcacacaacacaacacctccGGTTAGCTGTTAGCATAACCATGCatatatgaaatatgaactcaacCAGTAAAGCCTCGTATCATCCAGTCAATCACCCTCACAAATAGACCAGAGCACATCTCAACTTGTCTCTTAGAATGACGTCCTCGGCATAGAAACTACACTGAAATTTTATGGCATCTAACTCCATAGGTTTCAGCACCCCGTCCTCCCTTGCCTTTAAGAACAACCGGTCCAGGATGGACATTGCCAAGATGAATGCATCAGTGATAAGGAGTCCCGCTGACGAACCCCTCGCATGTGATTGATCGGTTGCCCCTGTTGGCCATTCAGCAAGAtcctggaggaagaagaagataggagtAAAGAAATCCAGCTTCGCCATTTCCTGCCGAACCCCAGAGCTTCCAGCAGTTCCAATAAGAAGGGCCATGACAGTGTGTCAAAGGCTTTCGATATATCCAGTTTGAGGATATATAGCATGCATGCAAATGGATCCGTTGGAAGGGACGGCGGACGGCGGCATGCATGCTAATAACTTTGACTCCAACTGTGGGTGGACATAGAAGATTGCAAATCCTCTTTGATCGATAGCCTGATCGATACCGTCAGATTCGCAATGAGTGAGTGAATACTGATGACAGAAGTTGAATGCAGTGTGCAATGCGAATATGCGATAGTGAGTGCCTCCCACCGGGGAGTCAGCATGATTCCTACCCTTGAATCAAGCAAAGAAACACACTGCTGCTATGGctgcaaagaaagaaagaaagttaTATATATGATGATAAAAGCAAGCAGAGCATGCGGTGCATACGGATGGATCGGATCCACCTGCGCGGCGCCATCATAGCATTCCTGCCGTTCCGACGAGGAATCCCTCTGCTAGAGCTACCTCTGAAAGGTAAAAGCAAAGATCGAGTGGCCATCAGTAGTTGAGTTGAGACTCCGTCCTGTTGTTTAGTCCACGATCCCATCCCATCCATCATCTATATTTCTATCCTGCTGCTGGTCCAGCTGAAGAGATTCAGAtgcgatccatccatccatccatccatctggTAGCTATTCATTCCTTATCTGATCG containing:
- the LOC117859692 gene encoding uncharacterized protein, whose product is MAVLAAAARRLLAPARSRRAFWSDSWSADPAAPSASSPPPDSKKKKAPSGSAHHRLAAVMDAVNERKLPPELRGRGNAVRSETDIVNVVEQRIWHSMEEGHFENLPGKGKPLNIDSNPHADPAEDTLYRILSRNGCAPEWVELNKEIRGMIASWRSALKKAWANQSEDDGFSWNDDCRILQEQIRQINDKVFRYNLIVPFGRQMFGLNWDKEVEKLKSE
- the LOC117862066 gene encoding polcalcin Phl p 7 is translated as MAETADMERIFKRFDTNGDGKISLSELTEALRTLGSTSADEVQRMMAEIDTDGDGCIDFNEFITFCNANPGLMKDVAKVF